GACCCCCGGAACGGTCCTGATCACCGGCACCACCTCAGGAGTGGGTCTGCATGCGACCAAGGCCCTGGTGGACCGGGGCTGGACCGTGGTGACCGCCAACCGGGACCCTGTGCGGGCAGCGGCGGCGGCTGAATCCCTGGGCATCCCCTCCGCCCAGCTGCACCACCTGCGGATTGACCTGGGCGATCTGGACAGCGTGCGCGCGGGCGTGGAGACCCTGGTGTCCTCCCTCGGGCGCCCCCTCGATGCCCTGGTGATCAATGCCGCGGTGTACAAGCCGCGGCTGAAGCAGCCGGAACGCTCCCCCCAGGGGTACGAGCTCTCGATGGCCACCAACCACCTGGGCCATTTCCTGCTGATCCAGCTGCTGCTGCCGGATCTGGAGCACTCCACCCACCCGTCCCGGCGGGTGGTGATCCTCGGCACGGTCACGGCCAACTCCAAGGAGCTGGGGGGCAAGATCCCGATTCCAGCCCCCGCCGACCTGGGCGACCTCTCCGGCTTCGCCGCCGGCTTCAAGGCGCCCATCGCCATGGCCAGCGGCAAGGCCTTCAAGCCCGGCAAGGCCTACAAGGACAGCAAGCTGTGCAACATGATCACCACCCAGGAGCTGCACCGGCGCCTGCATGGGTCCACCGGAATCGTGTTCACCTCCCTCTACCCGGGCTGCGTGGCGGACACGCCGCTGTTCCGCAACACACCCCGGCTCTTCCAGAAGATCTTTCCCTGGTTCCAGAAGAATGTCACCGGGGGCTATGTGAGCCAGGCCCTGGCAGGCGAGCGGGTGGCCCAGGTGGTGGCCGACCCTGAGTTCGCCGTCTCGGGTGTGCACTGGAGCTGGGGCAACCGCCAGAAGCAGGGCGGGCGCCAGTTCAGCCAGGAACTCTCCGACAAGGCCAGCAACCCCGACACGGCCCGCAAGGTCTGGGAGTACTCGCTGAAACTGGTGGAGCTCACCCCCGAGTCACTGGGCTAAGCCCCTCAGAGGCGGCGCCGGAAGCCGTCGTTGAAGGTGGAGCTGCTGCTGTCGGCCTTGGTCAGCTTCCAGACGTTGCGGCTGAGGCGCCGGGCCCTCAGCCCGCCCCGCTCCACCACCGGGGCACCGGGCCGGGCACCGAGCAGCACCGTCACCTCCGCCGTGCTCAGTGGGGCCCCCGTCTGCAGCGCCAGGTTCACCAGTTCCAGGCGCTGGCGCAGGGCCGAGAGATCGGCGCTGCCGCCATCCTCCACCTCGTTCCACACCCAGGGCAGGTCCTCGCTGGACCCGGCCATCTTCTGCATCAGCCCCAGGCCGATGATCGCCAGGGCCTGTTCAGGCTTGATGCCCTGGGCCGAGGCGGCCGCGAGCCAGTCGGACATCGGCACCTGGCCGCTCTGGTCGTGCATGGGGTCGGCCTGGGTGGCGGCGGCGTGGGCTGTGCTGCGCTTGGCGGCCATGGCGCTCCGGTCAGGATGGTCGGAAGGTATCGGCTCCCAGCCCCGGGGCAAGGGCGGGGCGCCTGTGGCGGCAGGTAAAGTCGCTGCCACCGGTCGCTCCCCCTTGTTTCCAAGCAGGGCCCTGCGGCCGCGGCTCCACGGCCTGCAGGTCCTCCGGTCCAGGTCGGCACCACAGCGGCGTCCCCACACCAGCGCTTCACGACCCGCCCCGGATCACGGCCCCGGCCCCCGGGGTCCACGACTCAGCACCGTTCGGAGGAGATCCGGCCCACCCCATGCCCTCCAGCCCGCTCACCCCTGACGATCGGGCCCCACGGCAACGACGCGGCGGTCTCCTCGGAGGAGGGCGGTTGATCACCGGCACCGTGGTGAGCCCGGAGAGCTCGGGCGCCAGCTGCGTGATCACCACCGACAGCGAGGGCAGCCGGCTGGCACGGCAGAACAGCCAGGTGCAGTCGATCGAGCTGCGCACCTACGTGTTCCTCGACTCGCTGCAACCCCAGCTCGCCGCCTACATGGGCACCGTGAGCCAGGGCTTCCTGCCGATCCCGGGCGATGCATGCCTGTGGCTGGAGGTGTCACCCGGCATGGCGGTGCACCGCGTCACCGACATCGCCCTGAAGGCCAGCACCGTGCGGCTGGGCCAGATGATCGTGGAGCGGGCCTTCGGCTCCCTGGCGCTCTACCACCGCGACCAGAGCAATGTGCTCCACTCGGGCGATGTGGTGCTCGAGGCGATCGGCAACACCGTCGAGCAACGCAGCCGCTGCGATGTGAGCTGGACGGAGATCATCCGGGCGATCACCCCCGACCATGCCGTGCTCATCAACCGTCAGAACCGGCGGGGCTCGATGATCCAGGCCGGGATGAGCATGTTCATCCTGGAAACGGAGCCCGCCGGCTACGTGCTGATCGCTGCCAACGAGGCCGAGAAGGCCTCCAACATCACGGTGGTGGACGTGAAGGCGGTGGGGGCCTTCGGCCGACTCACCCTGGCGGGCCGCGAAGGGGATGTGGAGGAGGCCGCCGCCGCCGCCATGCGCGCCATCCACCACATCAACGCCACGGCCCGAGGCTGAGGGGCGTCCGGGCCCCTGCGGTCCCGTTGCAGCCTCAGGAGAGGTCGAGCAGGGCCTTCAGACCTGGGGCCATCTGGCGGGCGGCCTTGCCGCGGCTGCCGAGCCGGAGACGCTGATGCTCGCTCATCTGGGCGTAGGTGCAGGCTGCCTCCCGTACGTAGAAGATCGGGTCGTAGCCGGCGCCCTGCCCCTGGGGGGCGTCCAGCACCACGCCGCGGCAGACCCCTTCGGCC
This sequence is a window from Cyanobium sp. PCC 7001. Protein-coding genes within it:
- a CDS encoding protochlorophyllide reductase, yielding MAADPTPGTVLITGTTSGVGLHATKALVDRGWTVVTANRDPVRAAAAAESLGIPSAQLHHLRIDLGDLDSVRAGVETLVSSLGRPLDALVINAAVYKPRLKQPERSPQGYELSMATNHLGHFLLIQLLLPDLEHSTHPSRRVVILGTVTANSKELGGKIPIPAPADLGDLSGFAAGFKAPIAMASGKAFKPGKAYKDSKLCNMITTQELHRRLHGSTGIVFTSLYPGCVADTPLFRNTPRLFQKIFPWFQKNVTGGYVSQALAGERVAQVVADPEFAVSGVHWSWGNRQKQGGRQFSQELSDKASNPDTARKVWEYSLKLVELTPESLG
- a CDS encoding microcompartment protein; the encoded protein is MPSSPLTPDDRAPRQRRGGLLGGGRLITGTVVSPESSGASCVITTDSEGSRLARQNSQVQSIELRTYVFLDSLQPQLAAYMGTVSQGFLPIPGDACLWLEVSPGMAVHRVTDIALKASTVRLGQMIVERAFGSLALYHRDQSNVLHSGDVVLEAIGNTVEQRSRCDVSWTEIIRAITPDHAVLINRQNRRGSMIQAGMSMFILETEPAGYVLIAANEAEKASNITVVDVKAVGAFGRLTLAGREGDVEEAAAAAMRAIHHINATARG